In one Candidatus Leptovillus gracilis genomic region, the following are encoded:
- a CDS encoding imidazolonepropionase — protein MERVDLLIHSAGQLCVVPGSEGPQRGAALGELAVIADGAVAARDGLIVAVGPTAVLQSQYAADQTINANGRCLIPGFVDPHTHIPWAGDRAGEFEQRLAGATYMEIMAAGGGIMSTVRQVRAATVDELVAANLPRLDAMLRYGTTSMEAKTGYGLSVEAELKLLDAIVALDGRQPVDITPTFLPAHAVPSEYRGRTDDYVDLVIEEMLPAGAEWMVRNGRSLFCDVFCEEGVFDLAQTRRILVRAKELGYGLKVHADEFVGLGGTKLAVELGAVSADHLVETPAADIAALGQGETIAVGLPGTPFGLGHSKYTPAQAILAAGGALALATDCNPGTSWCESMQMVIALACRYMRLTQAQALAAATLNSAHAIGRGHEVGSLEPGKQADMLILTTTDYRHLGYRYGVNLVQTVIKQGRIVAAN, from the coding sequence ATGGAACGTGTAGACTTATTGATTCATTCCGCCGGGCAGTTGTGTGTGGTTCCCGGCAGTGAGGGGCCGCAGCGCGGCGCGGCATTGGGTGAATTGGCTGTCATAGCCGATGGCGCGGTTGCCGCGCGGGATGGGTTGATTGTGGCTGTGGGGCCAACGGCCGTACTCCAATCTCAGTACGCCGCCGACCAGACCATCAACGCCAACGGCCGTTGTCTCATCCCCGGTTTTGTAGACCCCCATACCCACATCCCCTGGGCCGGTGATCGGGCCGGCGAATTCGAGCAGCGCCTGGCCGGGGCGACCTACATGGAGATTATGGCCGCTGGTGGTGGCATTATGTCCACCGTGCGTCAGGTCCGCGCGGCCACTGTGGACGAATTGGTGGCCGCCAATCTGCCCCGTCTGGATGCCATGCTGCGTTACGGAACCACCAGCATGGAAGCCAAAACCGGCTATGGCCTGTCTGTGGAAGCTGAATTGAAGCTGTTGGACGCCATTGTTGCGTTGGACGGCCGTCAACCTGTTGACATAACGCCCACATTCTTGCCTGCCCACGCCGTGCCCAGCGAATATCGCGGCCGTACCGATGACTATGTAGACCTGGTGATAGAGGAGATGCTGCCTGCCGGGGCGGAATGGATGGTGAGAAACGGCCGTTCGCTCTTTTGCGATGTCTTTTGTGAAGAAGGCGTCTTCGACCTGGCCCAGACCCGGCGCATCCTGGTGCGGGCCAAAGAACTGGGTTACGGTCTTAAGGTCCACGCTGATGAATTTGTCGGTCTGGGCGGGACCAAACTGGCCGTTGAATTGGGCGCTGTCTCGGCCGATCACCTGGTGGAAACCCCGGCGGCCGACATCGCCGCCCTGGGGCAGGGCGAAACCATCGCTGTCGGGCTGCCTGGCACGCCCTTTGGTCTGGGGCACAGCAAGTATACGCCCGCGCAGGCCATTCTGGCGGCTGGCGGCGCGCTGGCCCTGGCCACAGACTGCAACCCTGGCACAAGCTGGTGCGAATCTATGCAGATGGTCATCGCCCTGGCCTGCCGCTACATGCGGCTGACTCAGGCGCAGGCATTGGCCGCGGCCACGCTGAACAGCGCCCACGCAATCGGTCGCGGCCACGAAGTTGGCAGCCTGGAACCAGGCAAACAGGCCGATATGCTCATCCTGACGACGACCGATTATCGTCATCTGGGCTACCGTTATGGCGTTAATCTGGTGCAAACCGTTATCAAACAGGGTCGGATTGTGGCCGCTAACTGA
- the secD gene encoding protein translocase subunit SecD has protein sequence MQYQRDLIWLVVILLVIGAAIWLVVNPAYPIQRGLDLQGGLQVLLEADVPAEQNIAREDMDTARQIVAQRVNALGVSEPLVQIEGDRRILVELPGVENPDQAISLIQETALLEFIDSGAQPLPEGFCVRTSLSTGPSRCELPVGAPLDTPIQDPAPTFETVMTGADLRQAQSELDQIGQYYVSFGLIPDKVDFFADYTRRNQGRFLTIVLDKQVISSPRISSVISGGSGTITGNFTLEEAQKLALQLRFGSLPIPLRIESTRLVGATLGEQSVRASIDAGIIGVILVLIFMIGYYRLPGVLAAVALLVYALLNFAVFMGLPVTLTLPAITGFLLSLGMAVDANVLVFERMKEELARGRKVDEAVQSGFQRAWTSIRDSNIATLVICLILGGFGRSFGASAVQGFAVTLAIGVAISMFTAVLVTRTLVNLVIGGSADWMAKRRWLLGA, from the coding sequence ATGCAATATCAACGAGACCTTATCTGGCTGGTAGTCATCTTGCTGGTGATTGGCGCGGCCATTTGGCTGGTCGTGAACCCGGCTTACCCCATCCAGCGCGGGTTGGATTTGCAAGGTGGGCTGCAAGTACTGTTAGAAGCCGATGTGCCGGCCGAACAAAACATTGCGCGGGAAGATATGGACACCGCGCGCCAGATCGTCGCCCAGCGCGTGAATGCCCTGGGCGTTTCCGAACCGCTGGTGCAAATAGAGGGCGACCGCCGTATTCTGGTGGAGCTGCCGGGGGTAGAGAATCCAGATCAGGCTATCTCACTCATTCAGGAAACCGCTTTGTTGGAATTTATTGATTCCGGCGCACAGCCGCTGCCGGAAGGATTCTGCGTACGCACCTCGTTGAGTACCGGGCCGTCGCGCTGCGAGCTGCCTGTTGGCGCGCCGCTGGACACCCCTATTCAGGACCCCGCGCCGACGTTTGAAACGGTGATGACCGGGGCCGATCTGCGGCAGGCGCAGTCAGAACTGGACCAGATAGGCCAATATTATGTTTCCTTCGGTTTGATTCCGGATAAAGTAGACTTTTTTGCCGACTATACGCGGCGCAACCAGGGGCGTTTTTTGACCATTGTGTTGGATAAACAGGTGATTTCTAGCCCACGCATCAGCTCGGTTATTTCCGGTGGCAGCGGCACAATCACCGGTAATTTTACGCTGGAAGAGGCGCAAAAGCTGGCTTTGCAACTGCGCTTTGGCAGCTTGCCCATCCCGTTGCGTATAGAGAGTACGCGGCTGGTCGGGGCTACACTGGGTGAACAGTCGGTGCGGGCCAGCATTGACGCCGGCATTATAGGCGTGATTCTGGTGCTTATATTTATGATTGGCTATTACCGGCTGCCAGGGGTGCTGGCGGCGGTGGCATTGCTGGTGTATGCGCTGCTGAATTTTGCCGTTTTTATGGGGCTGCCGGTGACGTTGACACTGCCGGCCATCACCGGCTTTTTATTGTCGCTGGGCATGGCGGTGGACGCCAATGTGTTGGTATTTGAGCGCATGAAAGAGGAATTGGCGCGGGGTCGCAAGGTGGACGAGGCGGTGCAGTCGGGCTTTCAGCGCGCCTGGACATCAATTCGGGACTCGAACATTGCCACGCTGGTGATTTGCCTGATTTTGGGCGGGTTTGGCCGAAGTTTTGGGGCCAGTGCGGTGCAGGGTTTTGCCGTGACGCTGGCGATTGGGGTGGCGATTAGTATGTTTACGGCCGTTCTCGTTACGCGCACGTTGGTCAACCTGGTCATTGGTGGCTCGGCCGATTGGATGGCGAAACGTCGCTGGTTGTTAGGAGCATAA
- a CDS encoding transporter substrate-binding domain-containing protein: MLAKRKISLWLLVVAVLTAVSLLVACSGADPKPTIAPTAEVPPPVITTPTADATGDDSWSSVQAAGKLVIGASFDYPPFEYYTEDFKQTGYDVALINEIGKLLGVEVEISDMAFDGLGDALLLGQIDAAISAISVTEARDAVLDFSNVYYVSEDGILAQKQMALGSITNAAQIAPLRVGVQRGSAFADWIQDELIEPGLMSETNLFVYLQAGDAVRDLRQNRLDLVIGDLLPAQVAVGAFDDIELVGQGLNLERYAIALPPGAAALQTKLNEALITLQNSGRLAELAAEYLNLNPDEVLPVPTPDPNPQPTPVPPPAPACRDGMTFVQDLNFDDQNMTAPPQFAPGQPFQKSWRILNSGTCIWDSTYTFVFAGGNVPAARMGGQPQTIQRAVAPGQTYDVSVDLVSPLAPGTYQGFWTMRNPTGLLFGNRVWVGIQVIGAPTPTPAPTQTPTADVNFTVDRTTIRAGECVTFSWNVSNIQAVFFYPQGANWQNFGVTGQGTSVQCPAQTTTYELRVLRRDNTFDIRQITIFVEQRPGAPVINRFTVDPNQINVGQCVAITWQVSGSVNTVRILRGGSLVWDGAPISGSTSDCPPGNGRIAYVIEAVGPGGTSREQRDITIVQPTPQPIPPTATPPIVPTATPQPPIINSFVVSPGQITTGQCVNIAWNVSGGTNRVNILRNGSPIIDGASFSGAFPDCLNQTGTFIYRLEATGSGQTITRDQTVTVSAAVPPTPTRSPLVGVNWTLANMNMNQILPVGLLITAVFDDNGRVNGSSGCNTFNGSYSASGNNLTIGPLTGTNIACDETTMQIEQQFLTLFQSAATYNISANGLIIFNSNGQNVLNFNQRITPR; this comes from the coding sequence ATGTTAGCTAAACGCAAAATTTCCCTTTGGTTGCTTGTAGTGGCGGTGCTGACGGCCGTCAGCCTGCTGGTCGCCTGTTCCGGCGCAGACCCCAAGCCAACCATCGCCCCCACCGCCGAAGTGCCGCCGCCCGTCATCACCACCCCAACCGCCGACGCGACGGGTGACGATTCCTGGAGCAGTGTCCAAGCGGCCGGTAAACTGGTCATCGGCGCGTCGTTCGATTACCCACCCTTTGAATATTACACCGAAGATTTTAAACAAACCGGCTACGATGTGGCCCTCATCAACGAGATTGGCAAACTGCTGGGCGTCGAAGTCGAAATCAGCGACATGGCCTTCGATGGCCTGGGCGACGCCCTGCTGCTCGGCCAGATTGATGCAGCCATCTCTGCTATCTCTGTGACCGAGGCCCGTGACGCGGTGCTAGATTTTTCCAACGTCTATTACGTCAGCGAAGACGGCATTTTGGCGCAAAAACAGATGGCGCTTGGCTCCATCACCAACGCCGCACAAATTGCCCCGCTGCGCGTCGGCGTACAGCGCGGCTCCGCCTTCGCCGACTGGATTCAGGACGAACTGATTGAGCCGGGATTGATGAGCGAAACCAACCTCTTCGTCTACTTGCAGGCAGGCGACGCCGTGCGCGACCTGCGCCAAAACCGACTGGACCTGGTGATTGGCGATTTGCTGCCGGCGCAGGTAGCCGTCGGCGCGTTCGACGACATCGAACTGGTGGGCCAGGGGCTAAACCTGGAGCGATACGCCATTGCCCTGCCGCCCGGAGCCGCCGCTTTGCAGACCAAATTGAACGAAGCGCTGATTACGTTACAGAACAGCGGCCGTCTGGCCGAACTGGCCGCCGAATACCTAAACCTGAATCCCGACGAAGTCCTGCCGGTTCCCACACCCGATCCCAATCCCCAACCAACACCCGTGCCGCCGCCCGCGCCCGCCTGCCGCGACGGTATGACCTTCGTCCAAGATTTGAATTTCGACGACCAGAACATGACCGCTCCGCCGCAATTTGCGCCGGGCCAGCCCTTCCAGAAAAGCTGGCGCATTCTCAACAGCGGCACATGCATCTGGGACAGCACCTACACCTTTGTATTTGCCGGCGGCAACGTGCCCGCGGCGCGCATGGGCGGCCAGCCGCAAACCATCCAACGGGCCGTCGCCCCCGGACAAACCTACGACGTGTCTGTGGACCTCGTGTCGCCGTTGGCTCCGGGCACTTACCAGGGCTTCTGGACCATGCGCAATCCTACCGGGCTGTTGTTTGGCAACCGCGTCTGGGTGGGCATACAGGTGATTGGCGCGCCAACGCCCACGCCCGCGCCCACACAAACCCCCACGGCCGACGTCAACTTTACGGTAGACCGCACCACCATCCGCGCCGGGGAATGTGTCACCTTCTCCTGGAATGTCAGCAACATCCAGGCCGTCTTCTTCTATCCACAAGGAGCCAACTGGCAGAACTTTGGCGTGACCGGTCAGGGAACCAGCGTGCAGTGCCCGGCCCAAACCACGACCTATGAACTGCGTGTTTTGCGCCGCGACAATACGTTCGACATCCGTCAGATTACCATTTTTGTGGAACAACGGCCGGGCGCGCCAGTGATCAACCGCTTTACGGTGGACCCAAACCAGATCAACGTGGGGCAGTGTGTGGCGATTACCTGGCAGGTTTCCGGCAGCGTGAACACGGTGCGCATCTTACGCGGTGGCAGCCTGGTGTGGGATGGCGCGCCAATTAGCGGCTCTACAAGTGACTGCCCGCCGGGTAACGGCCGTATCGCCTACGTCATCGAAGCTGTTGGTCCTGGTGGGACCAGCCGGGAACAGCGGGACATCACCATCGTCCAGCCCACGCCACAGCCGATTCCGCCAACGGCCACGCCGCCCATCGTCCCCACGGCCACGCCGCAGCCGCCGATCATCAATTCCTTTGTTGTCAGCCCTGGCCAGATTACCACCGGGCAGTGCGTCAACATAGCCTGGAATGTCAGCGGCGGAACCAACCGCGTGAACATCCTGCGCAACGGCTCGCCGATTATTGATGGGGCGTCGTTCAGCGGCGCGTTCCCCGACTGCCTGAACCAGACCGGCACGTTTATCTATCGCCTGGAAGCAACCGGCAGCGGGCAGACGATTACCCGCGACCAGACAGTGACCGTCTCGGCCGCCGTGCCGCCTACGCCCACCCGCTCGCCGCTGGTCGGCGTTAATTGGACGCTGGCGAACATGAACATGAACCAGATATTGCCAGTGGGTCTGCTGATTACGGCCGTCTTCGATGACAACGGCCGTGTCAATGGCAGCAGCGGCTGCAATACCTTTAACGGCAGCTACAGCGCCAGCGGCAATAACCTGACCATCGGCCCGTTGACCGGAACCAACATCGCCTGCGACGAGACCACGATGCAAATTGAGCAGCAGTTCCTCACCCTGTTCCAATCGGCGGCCACGTACAACATCTCGGCCAACGGATTGATCATTTTCAACAGCAATGGTCAGAACGTGTTGAACTTTAACCAGCGAATTACCCCCCGCTAA
- a CDS encoding META domain-containing protein — MKKKSNWLLITLLLAGLALLAACGGADQTDQDQPAATSEADGTAVQPSVEGEVKTLYVGSELVDCVGVAPQKCMQVRENPADAYTLFYQQITGFTFEPGYEYELLVTVTTIENPPADGSSLQYTLVNIVSQTPVGTTQTVVTGDATGDALPLVGALWQLQSLQGAAVVADTAVTAVFAADGSLGGSAGCNNYFTSYQVDGQTITIDPQIGSTMMACADPVMQQETAYLAALSTATAWQISGSTLTLTDAAGAPLAVFTAVIPTSLTGTTWQLTGFNNGQDAVVSPVAGSTITAVFGEDGALSGSAGCNNYNTSFTTDGGSISIAGSIATTTILCAEDLMQQETAYLAALPVATTYAIQGDSLELRNANGALIASYSAAAPESDASLVGVWQLTDYSDAPGSVVAVPDGAKITAVFGEDGTLSGNAGCNNYTTSFTVSGSSLTFNSAIASTMMMCDEAAMQREMAYLAALTNTVTFALEGDALKLLDANGGIVAAFTSVAPTPLTGTNWQMTGYNNGLGGVVSPVAGTQVTAVFADDGTLAGSAGCNNYTTSFTVDSGSISINPNIASTMIACAEDVMQQETAFLAALPNAATYAIQGDVLELRDASGALMASFTVAQAADLVGPVWTVTLFNNGLQAAVGLLDGTEITMSFGEDGNVQGSAGCNQYFGPYTVNGDALSVGLLATTRAYCPEPEGKMQQEAQFLAALQMAASFTIQNGQLDIRMVDGAIAALAAAQ; from the coding sequence ATGAAAAAGAAGTCCAATTGGTTGTTGATTACCCTATTGCTGGCCGGCCTGGCGCTGTTGGCTGCCTGTGGCGGCGCAGACCAGACAGACCAGGACCAACCGGCCGCCACCAGTGAGGCTGACGGAACGGCCGTACAGCCCAGTGTGGAAGGCGAAGTAAAGACCTTGTACGTCGGCTCGGAACTGGTGGATTGTGTCGGCGTCGCGCCGCAAAAGTGTATGCAGGTCAGAGAAAATCCGGCCGATGCCTACACTCTGTTCTACCAGCAGATCACCGGATTCACCTTTGAACCCGGCTACGAGTATGAACTGCTGGTCACCGTGACCACCATCGAAAACCCGCCGGCCGATGGCTCTTCGTTGCAGTACACGCTGGTGAACATCGTCAGCCAGACGCCGGTAGGCACAACACAAACGGTCGTCACCGGGGATGCCACAGGCGATGCGCTGCCATTGGTCGGCGCGTTGTGGCAGCTGCAAAGCCTCCAGGGGGCAGCGGTTGTGGCCGATACGGCAGTAACGGCCGTCTTTGCCGCCGATGGTTCGTTGGGCGGCAGCGCCGGGTGCAACAATTACTTCACCTCTTACCAGGTAGATGGCCAGACCATCACCATTGATCCGCAGATTGGCAGCACCATGATGGCCTGCGCGGACCCGGTCATGCAGCAGGAGACGGCTTACCTGGCCGCCTTATCCACAGCGACCGCCTGGCAGATTAGCGGCAGCACCCTGACCCTGACTGACGCCGCCGGCGCGCCGCTGGCTGTGTTCACGGCCGTCATCCCCACTTCCCTCACCGGCACAACCTGGCAGTTGACCGGGTTCAACAACGGGCAGGATGCTGTGGTCTCCCCGGTGGCCGGTTCGACGATTACGGCCGTTTTTGGCGAAGATGGCGCCTTGAGCGGCAGCGCCGGTTGCAATAACTACAACACCTCCTTTACGACCGATGGCGGCAGCATCAGCATCGCCGGTAGCATCGCCACCACCACAATACTGTGCGCTGAAGATCTGATGCAGCAAGAAACCGCTTATCTGGCGGCCTTGCCTGTCGCCACCACCTATGCCATCCAAGGAGATTCGCTGGAACTGCGCAACGCCAACGGCGCGTTGATCGCCTCGTACAGCGCCGCCGCGCCGGAGTCGGACGCTTCCCTGGTGGGGGTCTGGCAGCTCACCGATTACAGCGATGCGCCGGGCAGTGTGGTGGCCGTGCCCGATGGGGCAAAAATTACGGCCGTCTTTGGCGAAGATGGTACCCTCAGCGGCAACGCCGGCTGCAACAACTACACCACGTCATTCACAGTCAGCGGCAGCAGCCTCACCTTCAACAGCGCCATCGCCAGCACCATGATGATGTGCGACGAAGCGGCGATGCAGCGCGAAATGGCTTACCTGGCGGCGCTGACCAACACCGTGACGTTTGCGCTGGAAGGCGATGCGCTGAAGCTGTTGGACGCCAATGGCGGGATAGTGGCGGCGTTTACATCCGTTGCGCCCACACCGCTCACCGGAACCAACTGGCAAATGACCGGTTATAACAACGGGCTGGGTGGCGTTGTCTCGCCGGTGGCGGGGACGCAGGTGACGGCCGTTTTTGCCGATGATGGCACGCTCGCCGGCAGCGCAGGCTGCAACAATTACACCACCTCCTTTACCGTAGACAGCGGCAGCATCAGCATCAATCCCAACATTGCCAGCACGATGATCGCCTGTGCCGAAGATGTGATGCAGCAAGAGACAGCTTTCCTGGCCGCGCTGCCCAACGCCGCCACCTACGCCATCCAGGGCGACGTGCTGGAGCTGCGCGACGCCAGCGGCGCGTTGATGGCTTCGTTCACCGTCGCCCAGGCCGCCGATCTGGTTGGTCCTGTCTGGACTGTGACCCTGTTCAACAATGGCCTCCAGGCCGCTGTTGGTCTGCTGGATGGCACGGAAATAACCATGAGCTTTGGCGAGGATGGTAATGTGCAGGGTTCGGCCGGCTGCAACCAATATTTTGGGCCGTACACCGTTAATGGCGACGCTTTGTCGGTCGGCCTATTGGCTACCACCCGCGCTTACTGCCCGGAACCGGAAGGCAAAATGCAGCAAGAGGCCCAATTCCTGGCCGCGCTGCAAATGGCCGCCTCTTTCACCATCCAGAACGGGCAGTTGGACATCCGCATGGTTGATGGGGCCATCGCCGCGTTGGCTGCCGCGCAATAA
- a CDS encoding CapA family protein → MNQHLSRFFLGFALLWLAACQGNTPSTTPIAFGLPTPIPGGAATVETPILPTATLPPTATIGTQTAVPTPLPTPNATTATAATAATAVPWTIFVAADAPPEFHPAAANLAAHDGRFRAGDSAATSDVVITTLAGDAALAAWVYAVAAPFPTIPDGLSLEDLQAAWQTGQLTLTADVNATLRTLWGEPEQTAVIVPAAELVDSLWAAQTGYDDLHLTVLPFDQLEPRLKVLRLDGAAPITPDFDPATYGLTVAVSVTGDEAAVTAVRDLWDGPTGNRDPAFITTIAMTGPAGMRRAVADRMEKYGHTYPAEETGPVLQAVDIAHMSNENAFAPDCPPADPYDSDNVCNRDEYVDLMPWMGIDVVELTGNHLNDWGAWAMLHTLDLYDELGFHIFGGGRNLAEAQEPLLLQHNGNKIAFVGCNPVGPYLGWARADYPGAAPCDDYGLITGQIRQLADEGYTVIATLQYLEDYQYAVLPEQHAAFRALADAGAAAVSGSHAHHPQGFAFRPNGSFIHYGLGNLLSDQMWTLGARQTFIDTYVVYNGRLLSVDLWTGLTEDYARQRLMTAVERRDLLQAVFDASDW, encoded by the coding sequence ATGAACCAACATCTATCCCGCTTCTTCTTAGGATTTGCCCTGCTGTGGTTAGCCGCCTGCCAGGGGAATACGCCATCCACCACGCCCATAGCCTTTGGACTGCCAACGCCGATCCCGGGAGGCGCTGCCACAGTTGAAACACCCATCCTACCCACTGCCACTTTACCACCGACGGCCACAATTGGCACGCAAACGGCCGTACCCACCCCCCTACCCACCCCCAACGCCACGACCGCTACGGCCGCCACGGCCGCCACGGCAGTTCCCTGGACCATCTTCGTGGCCGCCGACGCCCCGCCGGAATTCCACCCGGCCGCCGCCAACCTGGCCGCCCACGACGGCCGTTTCCGCGCCGGTGACAGCGCCGCGACCAGCGACGTGGTTATTACCACTCTAGCCGGCGACGCCGCGCTGGCCGCCTGGGTTTACGCCGTCGCCGCGCCATTCCCCACCATCCCCGACGGCCTGAGCCTGGAGGATTTACAGGCGGCCTGGCAAACAGGCCAGCTCACCCTGACGGCCGATGTAAACGCCACCCTGCGCACTTTATGGGGTGAACCGGAGCAAACGGCCGTTATTGTGCCCGCCGCCGAATTGGTAGACAGCCTGTGGGCCGCCCAAACCGGCTACGACGACCTGCACCTGACGGTGCTGCCCTTCGACCAACTAGAGCCGCGCCTGAAGGTGCTGCGGCTGGATGGCGCGGCCCCCATCACCCCAGACTTTGACCCGGCTACCTATGGGCTGACGGTTGCCGTTAGCGTCACGGGCGATGAGGCGGCGGTAACGGCCGTGCGCGACCTTTGGGATGGCCCCACCGGCAACCGCGACCCCGCCTTCATCACCACCATTGCCATGACTGGGCCGGCGGGAATGCGCCGCGCCGTGGCCGACCGCATGGAAAAGTACGGCCATACCTACCCCGCCGAAGAAACCGGCCCCGTCCTGCAAGCGGTAGACATCGCCCACATGAGCAATGAAAACGCCTTCGCCCCGGACTGCCCACCGGCCGACCCCTACGACAGCGACAATGTCTGCAATCGGGACGAATATGTGGACCTGATGCCCTGGATGGGCATAGACGTGGTGGAACTAACCGGCAACCACCTGAACGATTGGGGCGCCTGGGCCATGCTGCACACCCTGGATCTGTACGACGAATTGGGCTTCCACATCTTTGGCGGCGGCCGCAACCTGGCCGAGGCACAAGAGCCGCTGCTGCTGCAACACAACGGCAACAAAATCGCCTTCGTTGGCTGCAACCCGGTGGGGCCGTACCTGGGTTGGGCCAGGGCAGATTACCCCGGCGCGGCCCCTTGCGACGACTATGGCCTGATCACCGGCCAGATTCGCCAACTGGCCGACGAAGGGTATACAGTGATTGCCACACTGCAATACCTGGAGGATTATCAGTATGCCGTCTTGCCGGAGCAGCACGCCGCTTTCCGGGCGCTGGCCGACGCCGGGGCAGCGGCCGTTTCCGGCAGCCACGCCCATCATCCCCAGGGCTTTGCCTTCCGGCCCAATGGCAGCTTCATCCATTACGGCCTGGGCAACCTGCTATCTGACCAGATGTGGACGCTGGGAGCGCGGCAAACGTTTATTGATACCTATGTGGTCTATAACGGCCGTTTGCTCAGCGTAGACTTATGGACCGGCCTCACCGAAGATTATGCCCGCCAGCGCCTGATGACCGCCGTCGAGCGGCGCGACCTGCTGCAAGCCGTCTTCGACGCCAGCGATTGGTAG
- a CDS encoding mechanosensitive ion channel family protein, protein MTNVLEQIQRWFVAHGLTILAILVLSLVANFLLGAVVRYATHRVSLIDGEAGSALDKRAKTISTVLRSAGSVLIVATAVVMVLQEVGVPVAPLLASVGVVGLAFGLGAQTLVKDTISGLFILIENQYMVEDVIEVNGVVGTIEEMTLRTTMIRDVAGVLYVIPNGEIRIVANRSRGWSRAIVDVSITYEADVDRALSVLQAIGDGLAADAEMALLLRERPQVTGVEGLEDWAVRLRLMVKTAPNQHWAVQRELRRRIRLEFAAQGIDLAFPRHEVALIHPPVDEKAQN, encoded by the coding sequence ATGACCAACGTGCTGGAACAAATACAACGATGGTTTGTGGCTCATGGCCTGACCATTTTGGCGATCCTTGTTTTGAGTTTGGTCGCCAATTTCCTGCTGGGTGCGGTGGTGCGCTATGCCACCCACCGCGTGAGTTTGATAGACGGCGAGGCAGGCAGCGCGTTGGACAAACGCGCCAAGACAATTTCTACTGTCCTCAGAAGTGCGGGATCGGTGTTGATTGTGGCAACGGCCGTTGTCATGGTGCTGCAAGAAGTCGGCGTGCCGGTCGCGCCGCTGTTAGCCAGCGTGGGCGTGGTGGGCCTGGCGTTCGGCTTAGGCGCGCAAACCCTGGTTAAAGACACCATCAGCGGCCTGTTTATCCTGATCGAAAATCAGTATATGGTCGAAGATGTGATCGAGGTCAATGGCGTGGTCGGTACGATTGAAGAGATGACACTGCGGACCACGATGATACGCGACGTGGCCGGCGTGTTATACGTTATCCCCAACGGCGAAATCCGCATTGTCGCCAATCGCAGCCGTGGGTGGTCGCGGGCCATTGTAGACGTCAGCATCACCTATGAAGCCGACGTTGACCGCGCCCTGAGCGTGCTGCAAGCCATCGGCGATGGGCTGGCGGCTGACGCCGAGATGGCTCTTTTGCTGCGAGAACGGCCGCAAGTAACCGGCGTGGAGGGGTTGGAGGATTGGGCCGTGCGGCTGCGCCTGATGGTTAAAACCGCGCCCAACCAACATTGGGCGGTACAGCGGGAACTGCGGCGGCGGATTCGGCTGGAGTTTGCCGCTCAGGGCATTGACCTGGCGTTCCCCCGGCATGAAGTCGCTCTGATACACCCACCTGTGGACGAAAAAGCGCAAAACTGA